The following are from one region of the Clostridia bacterium genome:
- the map gene encoding type I methionyl aminopeptidase, which produces MIYVKNKKDIELMREACKLTKMALNHVGKHIKAGVTTGELDRIAYDFIKNNNAIPSFLNYNGFPASICSSVNDEVVHGIPGKRVIKDGDIVSIDIGAYLNGFHGDCAKTFFVGNVSEEAKKLVEVTRQSFYEGIKFAKAGNRIGDISNAISTYVESYGFSVVRDLVGHGIGKALHEDPSVPNFGRAGKGVRLIPGMTLAIEPMINQGSYYVFTDDTKWTVKTCDGSLSAHYENTILITEGEPEILTKA; this is translated from the coding sequence ATGATCTATGTTAAGAATAAAAAAGACATTGAGTTAATGAGGGAAGCTTGCAAACTTACCAAAATGGCTCTTAACCATGTAGGTAAGCATATTAAAGCCGGGGTTACAACCGGTGAGCTTGACAGAATTGCTTATGATTTTATAAAAAATAATAATGCAATTCCCTCTTTCCTTAATTACAATGGCTTTCCGGCATCAATATGCAGTTCCGTAAATGACGAAGTTGTTCATGGAATTCCGGGCAAACGTGTAATTAAAGACGGAGACATAGTAAGTATCGATATAGGTGCTTATCTTAACGGATTTCATGGCGACTGCGCTAAAACATTTTTTGTTGGAAATGTGTCAGAAGAGGCTAAAAAACTTGTGGAAGTTACAAGACAGAGTTTTTATGAGGGCATTAAGTTTGCCAAAGCGGGTAACCGCATCGGCGATATATCAAATGCCATTTCGACCTATGTTGAAAGTTACGGCTTTTCAGTTGTAAGAGATCTGGTAGGTCATGGAATAGGAAAAGCACTCCACGAAGACCCGTCTGTTCCGAATTTCGGAAGAGCAGGAAAGGGAGTAAGGCTTATTCCGGGGATGACTCTGGCTATTGAACCCATGATTAATCAAGGTAGTTACTATGTATTTACCGATGATACAAAATGGACGGTTAAAACTTGTGACGGCAGTTTATCTGCACACTATGAAAACACTATTCTGATTACAGAAGGTGAACCGGAGATTTTAACCAAAGCTTAA
- the secY gene encoding preprotein translocase subunit SecY, which translates to MFKVFANAWKIPDLRKKLLYTLMLLFVFRLGSAIPVPFVSAAALKEMLSGGDTLFSMYNIISGGAFENATIFAMSITPYINSSIIMQLLSVAIPALERKAKEGEEGRKFIAQWTRYLTVVLALLQATGLYFGLAGAVTKRGIFTYLVVALTLTAGTAFLMWLGEQINEKGIGNGISLLIFAGIVSRGPATVTAIVEMFKAETLNVFTLIALLALVVAVIGIVVLMNNGERRIPVQYAKRVVGRKMYGGQSTHIPIKVAMAGVMPIIFAISIISFPATICQLAGITANSQGFWGGFLRAMSQGSLLYGVLYFLLIIFFTYFYTEMQYNPVEMANNMKQNGGFIPGIRPGKTTVEFIKSILNKITLVGAIFLALIAVLPMLLTNILGASLAFGGTSLLIIVGVALETVKQLESQMLMRHYKGFLE; encoded by the coding sequence ATGTTCAAAGTGTTTGCGAATGCTTGGAAAATTCCTGATTTAAGGAAAAAACTGTTGTATACTTTAATGCTTTTATTTGTATTCAGATTAGGTTCTGCTATTCCAGTTCCTTTTGTCAGCGCTGCTGCACTTAAGGAAATGTTAAGCGGAGGAGACACACTGTTTTCAATGTATAACATAATCTCCGGTGGTGCTTTTGAAAATGCTACAATTTTCGCAATGAGTATCACACCATATATTAACTCATCAATTATCATGCAGTTATTATCTGTTGCGATTCCTGCTTTAGAAAGAAAAGCTAAAGAAGGCGAAGAAGGCAGAAAATTCATTGCACAGTGGACCAGATATTTAACAGTAGTCTTAGCATTACTTCAGGCTACAGGTCTTTATTTCGGTCTTGCAGGTGCAGTTACAAAACGCGGCATATTCACATATTTGGTTGTTGCGTTAACACTTACAGCCGGTACAGCATTCTTAATGTGGTTAGGCGAACAGATTAACGAAAAAGGTATTGGTAACGGTATTTCACTTCTTATCTTTGCCGGTATCGTTTCCCGTGGTCCTGCTACAGTTACAGCGATTGTTGAAATGTTTAAGGCTGAAACACTTAATGTGTTCACTCTTATTGCACTTTTAGCATTAGTTGTTGCAGTTATCGGTATAGTTGTTCTTATGAATAACGGTGAAAGAAGAATTCCTGTTCAGTATGCTAAAAGAGTTGTGGGCAGAAAAATGTATGGAGGCCAGAGCACTCATATTCCAATTAAGGTTGCTATGGCAGGCGTTATGCCAATCATCTTTGCGATTTCCATTATTTCATTCCCTGCTACAATCTGTCAGTTAGCCGGTATCACTGCTAACTCTCAGGGCTTCTGGGGCGGATTTTTAAGAGCAATGTCTCAAGGCTCATTACTATACGGAGTTCTATATTTCCTACTAATTATATTCTTTACGTATTTCTATACAGAAATGCAGTACAATCCTGTTGAAATGGCTAACAACATGAAACAGAACGGTGGATTTATTCCTGGTATAAGACCTGGTAAAACAACTGTTGAATTCATTAAGTCTATACTTAATAAAATCACTTTAGTTGGTGCTATCTTCTTAGCATTAATCGCAGTTTTACCAATGCTTCTTACAAATATATTAGGTGCAAGCCTTGCATTTGGAGGAACAAGTTTACTGATTATCGTTGGTGTTGCATTAGAAACAGTTAAACAGTTAGAATCTCAGATGCTTATGCGTCATTACAAAGGTTTCTTAGAATAA
- the infA gene encoding translation initiation factor IF-1: MAKDDVLELEGTVIDALPNAMFMVELENGHKILSHISGKLRMNYIKILPGDKVTVEVSPYDLTKGRITWRAK; encoded by the coding sequence ATGGCAAAAGATGATGTTTTGGAACTTGAAGGCACAGTTATAGATGCTCTGCCAAATGCTATGTTTATGGTAGAACTTGAAAACGGCCACAAAATTTTATCACACATTTCGGGGAAATTAAGAATGAACTATATTAAGATTTTACCCGGAGATAAGGTAACAGTTGAAGTTTCTCCATATGACCTTACAAAAGGCAGAATTACCTGGAGAGCAAAATAG
- the rpmJ gene encoding 50S ribosomal protein L36 gives MKVRPSVKPMCEKCKIIKRKGKVMVICENQKHKQRQG, from the coding sequence ATGAAAGTAAGACCATCAGTAAAACCAATGTGCGAAAAATGTAAAATAATCAAAAGAAAAGGAAAAGTAATGGTTATTTGCGAAAATCAGAAGCACAAACAAAGACAAGGTTAA
- a CDS encoding KOW domain-containing RNA-binding protein encodes MNIVPASLVEVTAGRDKGKFLLVTKVLDENYVLICDGRRRKVENPKKKKIKHLRTLCYSLKSIKEKLDLGIEINNSQVRKSIREGLIELKIL; translated from the coding sequence GTGAATATAGTTCCTGCTTCCTTAGTGGAAGTTACAGCAGGGAGAGACAAGGGAAAGTTTTTACTGGTAACTAAAGTATTGGATGAAAACTATGTTCTTATATGCGACGGGAGAAGACGAAAAGTTGAAAACCCCAAGAAAAAGAAAATAAAACATTTAAGAACTCTTTGTTATTCACTTAAAAGTATTAAAGAAAAATTAGATTTAGGTATCGAAATCAACAATTCCCAAGTTAGAAAATCTATAAGAGAGGGATTAATTGAACTTAAGATTTTATAA
- a CDS encoding adenylate kinase, which yields MKLIMLGAPGAGKGTQAKIISEKLNIPTISTGAAIRSEIEKGSEIGLKVNDIIKSGNLVSDEIVIELIEARLKEPDCANGFILDGFPRTINQADGLEKLGYKIDKVLNIDLDDEIIIDRLSGRRECSKCHAIFHVTSNPPKVDGICDTCGAELSIRPDDKKEVIVNRLNVFHEVTEPLKAYYEEKGILVSVKGLGNVDDTTKAVFEALGV from the coding sequence ATGAAATTAATTATGTTAGGAGCTCCTGGTGCAGGTAAAGGCACACAGGCAAAAATTATTTCTGAAAAATTAAACATACCTACAATTTCTACAGGTGCGGCTATCCGTTCTGAAATTGAAAAGGGAAGTGAAATTGGTCTTAAAGTAAACGATATCATTAAATCAGGTAACCTTGTTTCAGACGAAATCGTTATCGAACTAATCGAAGCAAGACTTAAAGAACCTGACTGTGCTAACGGATTTATCTTAGACGGTTTCCCAAGAACTATCAATCAGGCAGACGGTTTAGAAAAACTTGGCTATAAAATTGATAAGGTATTAAATATTGACTTAGACGATGAAATAATCATCGACAGATTATCCGGAAGAAGAGAATGTTCAAAATGCCATGCAATATTCCACGTTACCAGCAATCCTCCAAAGGTTGACGGTATATGCGATACTTGCGGTGCAGAACTTTCTATCCGTCCTGATGATAAAAAAGAAGTTATAGTTAACAGACTTAACGTATTCCACGAAGTTACAGAACCTTTAAAAGCATATTACGAAGAAAAAGGTATCTTAGTAAGCGTTAAAGGACTTGGTAATGTGGACGATACAACTAAAGCGGTTTTCGAAGCTTTAGGAGTATAA